Proteins encoded together in one Styela clava chromosome 12, kaStyClav1.hap1.2, whole genome shotgun sequence window:
- the LOC120330154 gene encoding uncharacterized protein LOC120330154 isoform X1, which yields MPDFALIFAVSSLLVTSVATEEHRHACSSSPLIIVPYENGVLTNASNLNKCYWTIHPTSFPYFKVKLDIRYLEEPSRHGQPEQRGSIKLGTVELKTASEVCYDNCHNDEVLISGCEVAEIYNFDIIASIEYEKGSENGVEIHYVTEPCLKVPRTTAAETSASIGASIATTTTISSTLALKTTNLKIFQNQTTNFTPSNYYSSSSTKENFEQLNLMSPYVIGAIVLAIVILLLILTLLILCITRKHQNSVKERITNMDLSTNAETIDNVLYEACGNNFEKEVKDNVLYESYIENK from the exons ATGCCTGACTTTGCTCTGATTTTTGCTGTTTCGTCATTATTAGTTACTTCAG TGGCAACCGAAGAACATAGACATGCTTGCAGCTCTTCACCACTTATTATTGTACCATACGAGAACGGGGTACTCACTAATGCATCGAACTTGAATAAATGTTACTGGACAATACATCCTACATCTTTTCCATATTTCAAAGTTAAATTAGATATACGATATTTAGAAGAACCTAGCCGACATGGTCAACCCGAGCAGAGGGGGAGTATCA AACTTGGAACAGTTGAACTCAAAACTGCCTCTGAAGTTTGTTATGATAACTGTCATAATGACGAGGTCCTCATATCTGGCTGTGAAGTTGCGGAAATATACAATTTTGATATAATCGCATCAATCGAATACGAAAAGGGTTCAGAAAATGGAGTCGAGATACATTACGTAACAGAACCATGTTTAAAAG ttCCACGAACAACTGCAGCTGAAACGAGTGCGAGCATCGGGGCTTCGATAGCAACAACGACAACGATAAGCTCAACGCTTGCTTTGAAAACaaccaatttgaaaatatttcaaaatcaaactaCGAATTTTACACCAAGCAATTATTATTCGTCATCTTCGACAAAAGAAAATTTCGAACAACTAAACCTAATGTCACCATATGTAATTGGTGCAATCGTTTTAGCGATCGTAATTCTACTATTGATACTCACTTTATTGATACTGTGTATAACGAG AAAACACCAGAATTCAGTAAAAGAGCGAATTACAAACATGGATTTGTCCACAAACGCAGAAACAATTGATAACGTTTTATATGAAGCATGTGGTAACAACTTCGAAAAAGAAGTTAAAGATAATGTGTTGTATGAATCTTACATAGAAAATAAATGA
- the LOC120330154 gene encoding uncharacterized protein LOC120330154 isoform X2 — MPDFALIFAVSSLLVTSVATDENRHACSSSPHIIVPYETGILTNASNLNECYWTIHPTPFPNFKVKLDIRYLEEPSRHSQPEQRGSIKLGTVELKTASEVCYDNCHNDEVLISGCEVAEIYNFDIIASIVYEKGSENGVEIHYVTEPCLKVPRTTAAETSASIGASIATTTTISSTLALKTTNLKIFQNQTTNFTPSNYYSSSSTKENFEQLNLMSPYVIGAIVLAIVILLLILTLLILCITRKHQNSVKERITNMDLSTNAETIDNVLYEACGNNFEKEVKDNVLYESYIENK; from the exons ATGCCTGACTTTGCTCTGATTTTTGCTGTTTCGTCATTATTAGTTACTTCAG TGGCAACCGACGAAAATAGACATGCTTGCAGCTCTTCACCACATATTATTGTACCATACGAGACCGGGATACTCACTAATGCATCGAACTTGAATGAATGTTACTGGACAATACATCCTACACCTTTTCCAAATTTCAAGGTTAAATTAGATATACGATATTTAGAAGAACCTAGCCGACATAGTCAACCCGAGCAGAGGGGGAGTATCA AACTTGGAACAGTTGAACTCAAGACTGCCTCTGAAGTCTGTTATGATAACTGTCATAATGACGAGGTCCTCATATCTGGCTGTGAAGTTGCGGAAATATACAATTTTGATATAATCGCATCAATCGTATACGAAAAGGGTTCAGAAAATGGAGTCGAGATACATTACGTAACAGAACCATGTTTAAAAG ttCCACGAACAACTGCAGCTGAAACGAGTGCGAGCATCGGGGCTTCGATAGCAACAACGACAACGATAAGCTCAACGCTTGCTTTGAAAACaaccaatttgaaaatatttcaaaatcaaactaCGAATTTTACACCAAGCAATTATTATTCGTCATCTTCGACAAAAGAAAATTTCGAACAACTAAACCTAATGTCACCATATGTAATTGGTGCAATCGTTTTAGCGATCGTAATTCTACTATTGATACTCACTTTATTGATACTGTGTATAACGAG AAAACACCAGAATTCAGTAAAAGAGCGAATTACAAACATGGATTTGTCCACAAACGCAGAAACAATTGATAACGTTTTATATGAAGCATGTGGTAACAACTTCGAAAAAGAAGTTAAAGATAATGTGTTGTATGAATCTTACATAGAAAATAAATGA